The DNA sequence GTCCCTGGTAGGAACGGTCGAAATCCCCGTCGAAGTACCCGTCCTCGCCCCCACGCGATGTCGAATTGCCCGTAATCGGTGTACATGACCTGATCCAGAAGCACCTGTTCCACAACGGCCAGCGTAGCCTCACTGCACCGGGCGGATGATCAGGGTGACGAGCTGAGGTTCCTGGAGACCGGGGCTCGTGACGGTGAGGTGGTAGTTGTACTCTCCGTCAGTACCGCGTGAGGCGCAGATGGTGATGGTGCCGCTGACGTTCGGCGGCCGCTTGCACGGATGGTCGCTGGTCATGGGGCCCCTCAGCCCCGACGCCACTGCCAGGACGTCCTGGTCGGTAAGCTCCCGCCCTGCCTCCCAGCGGCGGTAGAGACTGGGGCACGGGTTCGTGCTGATGCACATGAACCGCTCCGGGCGAACGATCTCCTGGGCCAGCTTCCAGTCAGCAGGAATCCCGAACCTGCCCGCGCGGGACACCATGTCGGCAGTCACTCTGTCCTCGGCGGTTCTGATGATGAAAAACGCAGCGAGTCCCACGACAAACACCACCGCCAGAACAGCGCCGGTTATTCGCTTCACTGGTTCCCCCCCACACACACACACACACTTCGTTCATCACCGCGACTGCGGCTGACGCGGGCGAGTAGCCCGCTACTCCCCCGCGTCAGAGTCTGCTGTCTGCCTCAGCGTCCCCGTCATCAGCGATCTCGCCGGCGGCGATGCGCTCGGCGGTGCGCCGGTACGCTTCGGCGATGTAGTCCTCAAGGTCCCGCCGGCCGATGCGCCACATACCCCGGCCACCAACCTGGAGCGCGCGCAGCTCCCCGGTCTTGATGAGGGCGTGGATCTGGCTGGGTTTCACGTTCAGCTCATCAGCCGCCTGGGTGGGGGTCATAAAGCGGGACTTGGTTTCGGGTACGTCGGTCACCGGTTCATCCTATGTGCGGGCCAGCACGCCAGGCTGTGACTTGCCGCCCGCGCACCCGCCTTGAGGTTTATCGACTAGCGAGCCCCCCGCTCAAGATCGGCACAAGAGATTCCTAGGATTCCGGGAATCTCTACCGCGACGATCCTCGCGGTTCATAGAGTGTTGCCACAACTAGCAGCGGAGCTAAGTACGCCAGGGGGACGTATTCGCATGAGTGAAATTCAATCCGGTAACCACGCACGTACGGTGCGGCCAGTTCCAGGGCCGCCCAAGAAGTCGTTGTCCCCGCCGCGGGCGGTACCGAGTGCCCCAACTGCCCGGGGGCGTGAGCATGAAGTCCGGCGGCTGATCCGCGACCTGGCCGAACTGGCCGCCAACCGACAAGGGAGAACAGCATGACCGCCGGCGTTGATACGTCCTTCAATTATCACGACGATTCCGGCGGGAAGGATCCGGACAAGTACAGCGCGACCCTCCGCAGGCATCACCAGATCCTTTGGAGCAAGGAACTGCCCAAGGGCCGCGGCCGCTTCGACCTAATGTATGAAGGCCGATCCCACCTTACGCATAGGTCCTCGCTGGGAACCTTCTACCTTTCCAGCGATGCCATTACCACCAGGCTGCTGGACAGGGCCGCCCGTGTCATACGAACCATTCCCGAGGCAGAAATTCCTCTCTACCGCGGCTATACGGCCGGAAGCGCGCTGGTGTTCCCTGGCAACATCATCGGCAGAAAGATGACGATCAACGGCGCCCGGGGGTTCCACCCTCGAATCGCCGACCGTTTTGACCTCACGTTAGAGTGCATCCGCCGCCACTATCTCGGAATCGAGCCGAACCCACTCAGGGATGTCCTCAACAGGTATGGGACGTTCTTCGAACTGTTCAGCGACTTCGACGGTTACGTCGAGTTCTTCCTGTTGAAGGACCTTCTGGAAGAAGACGGTGCAACGATTAAGTACTTTCACCATTTCGATGACTTCAAGACGCCTGCCGTCCCGAAAACCAAAGACGAATACCTGGAATACCTTCGCCGGAAGAACACCTTCATCAGGGCCCGGAATCGCACTATTGACGCCCAACCCTAGGCACAGCTTCCACTTCGGTCTGCTCGCCGAGGTCTTCGAGGGAGGCGAACTGGGCGTCGAGGGATGAGGCGGCGAGTTCCTGCTGGCCGCGGACGGTGGTTTTCCTGCGCGGATGTTTTCCTCGTGGCGGCCGATGGCGGAGGTCGGGTCACCGGCGTCGAGAGCCTTGAGCGCGTCGTTGACCTGGGTTTGGGTGGCGGCGACCCGGGTCGAGCTTGTCTCCCGGAAAGTACCCCCTGCTCCAGGTGGCACCGTTCTTCTTGCTTTTGGGATAACTCGCACCGAGAATGACAAGTCCGTCCAAGCTAGCTCACTCAAGGGTGCATGCGACGCTCGTGGACGGCGGAACAGTCGGATAGCCCTTTGTCAGACCAAACTCAGCTTCTCGCTATTGGATTGTGAAGCTGCGGGCTATCATTGCACTTGTGGACGGGGTGTGTAGTCTGAGCATGTCTCTAACCCATAAAGGGGGATAAAGGACGCAGCCCCGTTCCACTTATTCCGCTCGCAGGTATGTATGCGCTGGTATCCTATTGGCGAGGGCACGTAACCTGCAATCTGCGTAAAGGTCTAGGGAATCTCGAAGACAGTCAATGTGATCCTGACCAGGGCGTCCGACGTAATCCCCCGACGGGCCGTCCACATTCCAGTAGTATGTATGGGCGAAGCCCAGAATTCCGGCTTTCCTTGCCTGTACGGGACGGTCCGAAACCCAGCGACCGAAGAACTGTTGCAAAGGCCCTCCGACCGGATCTCCTCCTATGAAACCGTGTGTAGGGAAATACAGGTTGGTCCAACGAGTAAATGCAAATAGAGCACCATGATCCGGGACAATAGAACTGCCGTGCGTGGTGCCATCTGTTGACAAATGCGCCAAGACGTAGCTGAGGGGGCGCCCCCTATTTCCTTGCGACTGTGGCGGACAGGTCGGAAACAATCGGCTTTCTATCAGCGCAGAGAAGTCTTTGCTGCTGTTCGCCATTAGGTACGGACCGTGTGTTAGAGGTGAGCCCATGGTTACCAAGTCCGTTACCAGCCACGGCTTGGTGTTTATCCGAAGTTCCTGCCATGCCGCAACCTGGAGCTTGCGAGCGTCATCGATCGACAAGTCCTCCCGTTGCTTCTGGAGCGCGTCTTCGACCGCCGTGAGCGCGTGGTAGCAACGGTCATCAGGTTTTGCATCCTGTAAGCGGATTCTGTTCCAAGCGAAAGTGAGTATGTCGTATGCGATGGCGCTGCCAAGACTATGAGCCGCGATGACAATCCTCTGATAATCACCTGATTCGTGTAGCCGCTCTAGCAGGCGGACGCCTGCTTCACGAATTTCCTGGCGATGTGCAACATTTTCCGGCTTCGGCTGGAAGTAGCGTGCCGCATCGCCCAAGAAACCCGTGAACAACCTCATGCCGGCTGGCCTGAAAAGCTTCCATATAATCCCGACGACTGCCACTACTGCTGCTGCCACACCCCCACCCACCGCCGCTGCCGTTGGGTCCCGAACCGCAGACCACAATGCCAAGCCTAGGACAACAAGCACCGCAATGGACGCAAGAATCCGCGCAATCCATACATACACGCCCAATAGCGGCGGTACATCACGCCGCATCACCAGGCTCCTCATCCATGCCAACACCTGTTCTATAGTGCTGTCTACGATGAGATGGGCCCAGTACAACTCGTAGACGTGAGTCGTGGGCATGCCTTCCCGGCCTTCAGTCCCAGCCACAGCCGGGATCGTGACTTTTCTCATTTCAAACGATCCCGATAGAGTGTCCTGCTTCACCCACCGACTGCCCCTCGTCGCACCCCCAAACACCGCATCTACGAAATCCAGGAGCGTCTGTCCCGGCTGCTGTTCGCCTATGCCATGAATCACTATCACCGCTTGCTTGGGAGAATTCCGTCGACGCCGGATTTCTTCGATAATTCTCACGAGTCGATTGAGAGCCCCCTGCCAAAACGCCAGACTTTTCCTGACATCCATCGCGGTTTCGATTTGTCCTACCGTTATGCGAACGACACTCAAATCTGCACTGCGACCCGACGCGATGGTAATGGTCAAGCATGTTCTTGCGCCTTCGGTTGTTATCGACGCCCCGTCATCCGTCTTTGTAATCCTGGTAACAAGGCTTTTGGCCAGCGAGCCGTCCGGCGCGGGCAGCGTGGTTAGCGCCCCCTTACGAAAAGGCATCTTGACGTCAGGACCGATCCATTTCTGGAGCATCTCTGGTCTGAACAGAAGATTGCTAAGCTCGGCACTCCCCATGTGAGGACTTGATGAAACACGCATCCTAAGTCCCGATACCCGGTTTGAAGCGAGGTGATTCATGTTTCCCCCAATACTGGTGGTGCCGGCGGAATCACCAGAGTAGGACGCGCCGCGTCATCGGTCTAGAGGGGCTGGCAGCCCGACGAGTAGCATAGCCGTTTCAAACGTAAATGTGGCGGAGTCCAGCTGGCCGTTATCGGGACAGCCTGTCTATGTGCTGCCTCCCTTCCGGCTACATCGCTTGTGCAAGCGGCAGCAGATCGAGAGAGTACAACTCTGGTGCCGACGCTCCGATTCGACATCCGATCAGGAAAACGGGTTCGGCCCGGAAGAACTCGAATCTGCAGAGCAGCGGGACGGCGCCTTGAAGAACATTCAGTACGGCGAGATCGCCGAGATGCTGAAGTTAATCCTCCCCGTGTCTTAACCAACGCCGAGATGCTGAAGTTAATCCTCCCTGTGTCTTAACCAACGAGGAATGGCGGCCCTGCCATCCGAGACAGGGCCACCATCTTTTGCCTAAGCCTCTGGTTCTGGCCGCATAGC is a window from the Arthrobacter sp. NicSoilC5 genome containing:
- a CDS encoding helix-turn-helix domain-containing protein, coding for MTDVPETKSRFMTPTQAADELNVKPSQIHALIKTGELRALQVGGRGMWRIGRRDLEDYIAEAYRRTAERIAAGEIADDGDAEADSRL